From the Flavobacteriales bacterium genome, the window AATATGGCTTACTATAGAGAAATTACGGCAAGAGAAAGTTATAACGTGTATTCTGCAAATGGGGTGGTAACTATTTGCTTAAACTCTCAATTGAATCCGTCAAAATGCGAGGAGTTGAACAATCAATTTAATATGATTAGAAATGTATGTGACACAATATCTTCTAGTTCATTTCTGTTTTTGATTATGCACGGCAGTTTATTCTCAGAACTACCTGTGGGGCAACCATCAAGTTACTATAATGCCGATTATAGGAATTGGAATGCTAACTGTAGTAGTGCTGATGCTAAATTTCATAATACAATCTATCCATTATTGTTAGATGTTAAGAATAAAGGAGTTACAGTGCATTGTATTATGGGCGATTCGGGTGTAAATGAAAAGGAATTTCATTCTGTTTCTTCAGACTCAATTAATTTTTTCGCAAGTGGAATTAATAATTCGTCTATTACAGATTCATTGGAATTGGCCAATGCCTCTAAGGATAAAGTACTGATTTTCGAATATGCTAAAAATCTAAATGAAATGAGTTGGGGCTTTCATGACCTCGATTCTTTATTTAATGAACAATAAACTTTCCGGATACTTCAGTTATGTCACAATCTGATTTTATCTTATAGAGATACATTCCTGGTGAAAGGGTAGAAACGGTTAGTTTAATGTTGTTTGATCCGCTTTTGTTTGTGTAAACTAATTCTCCATTCATTGTAGATAATTCATAAATGAAGTTGTCGCATAAATATTTTTCCGAAACCGAAATTGTCAAGTCTTCGGATACTGGATTTGGATAAATATTCACATCGAAATCGTTCAATACGAAATTATTCACATTCAATAGTTGAGGCTCTCCTTGATCTGAATACACGATGAAATAAATATCCATTAATCCAGAACCATAACTATTTGTGTTTCCTAATACAGCGCAGCCAGATTCTATAGCCTTAATTTTTTTACCATATTCAGATCCATTACCTCCCGAAATTGCAGTCCAAATTTCTGTTCCATCCAGCTCCGCCTTAATGGTAATCATATCTGTTTTATTCGTTTCGGAATCTGTGTTAGTTGTTCCAGTTATATATAGAAAATTATCATCTGATATGTCGATTGACGTGCCATAATCGAAAAGGATATCACCATAGGTGGTTTCCCACTCTACGTTACCTGATATGTCAATTTTCAGTAAATAAATGTCAAAACTACCTGATCCCAGACTTTGAGTAGAACCTATAATGTAATAGCCTCCGTTAGGAGATTCTATTGTTTGGCCAACCAGTTCGTTTTGGTCTCCTCCGTAGGTGGCATCCCAAATAATATCACCCATAGCACTCACTTTATAAACCCCGATGTCAGAGTCTGCTTCTTTAAAATCAAATGTGGAATATTCAAAAAACCCATTTTGGAGACCGGTAACTAGGTAGTCTCCCTCTGAAGTTTCTATTACATCAAATGCGATGTCTTTCCCATTAGTGCCAAAAAAGGTGCTCCATTCTTCTGTGCCGACATTGTCCGTTTTAACTAAGAAATAGTCTCCAGGGAA encodes:
- a CDS encoding T9SS type A sorting domain-containing protein — encoded protein: MGEIYGGLHLDVARDIISTDDGGYAVVGSKWDGGYGRQDFYLLKLDGLGNQIWDSYIGGYNMDDGISLKQTSDGGYIMSGYTRSYEFPGDYFLVKTDNVGTEEWSTFFGTNGKDIAFDVIETSEGDYLVTGLQNGFFEYSTFDFKEADSDIGVYKVSAMGDIIWDATYGGDQNELVGQTIESPNGGYYIIGSTQSLGSGSFDIYLLKIDISGNVEWETTYGDILFDYGTSIDISDDNFLYITGTTNTDSETNKTDMITIKAELDGTEIWTAISGGNGSEYGKKIKAIESGCAVLGNTNSYGSGLMDIYFIVYSDQGEPQLLNVNNFVLNDFDVNIYPNPVSEDLTISVSEKYLCDNFIYELSTMNGELVYTNKSGSNNIKLTVSTLSPGMYLYKIKSDCDITEVSGKFIVH